GGAAGTGCCTGGCGTGTGCTAAAGGAAGGCTCTAATTGGCCGGCTGCACTTGTCAGTTTTGTAGGCGATATTTACGGGTGCAATGAGGAACTGAACGCACACACTGAACAGAATTCTCGATGCTGGCACAATGTTGATCATTGTTGCGACCGTTTGTGTCGCTTTGGTGGTTTTTATATTGAAATATGTCTTCAGCAGCTCCGGGCCCAATCCCTTTGAGACAGACACTCGTGAACCGTTGAAAAAGATGGTTTACgacaggaaagagagaaaaaaagtactGAAGCAAGGTAAGTTATCAAAGTCATTATGTAACGTAAGTTATTTACGTCATTAACGTTACAAAAGTGCTTGCAAGCAAATTTGAAAACGTTATCTGCTTCTCTTAAGTGCGAATTTCCTGCTTTTCTGTTCTGTATATTGTTAATTATGACTGCTTATCTTTccctattttttttcctctctcgaCAGTTTTATGATTTGTTTGATTGAGCCTAAGaaatattaatgaaaataatagttaTTGGCTGCCATAACTCATTGCATGCACGTCTTCATCAAAATCGAAGGTATTTAGGGTTTAATAACTCTCCAAAAGCCAATTTTGCAAAATTATAGATGTCCTGAATCATGGTGATGTTGCGCGTGCAAACTGAAGCATGGACTTCTGAAATTTTACATGTTAGTTCTAAACTAAGACTATGTGTTGTTGATGATTTCAACCAATTCTTAAATATCAAAAacgaacaaaaacaaaagccaatCAGGAATTCCCTGATCATCCACGCTTGTGTCTTCTAATTtctgtctgaccaacagtccaaacccaAACCTACAGACAGAGATGAGATAAGACAACTTTGTTCCAAGGGAGATGGTTGCAGTTGCATGCCCAAATTGGAAGAGTGCAGATACAAATAGTACAAATATACAAAAGACTCATAACATAACAATAGtttcaaaatgtaaagaaaacataACAATAAGGTGCAATccaaaaatatattcaaaataTACCATGCGAAAACAGGATACTTGTAAGGACAataaatataatgaatataTGAATTTGTACAGTGTCAGATCTGAGGCAGTTGGTAGAGTTCAAAAATGCATGGTTAATAGTGTTCATGATGTCCCATCATTGCACATAAAGCAGTACATTCTCAACATTTGCAAAGCTGAAACTAATTAATGTtcgttaaaatgtattttagaaaCATTTGTTCTCCTCTGGGATCCGATTTGTTGTGATTGTGACACAGCcatgttgtttaaatgtgttttttgtgcctttttttttttcttcaggttTCGTGGCCGGTAAAGTACCCGACAACCCGGATGCCATCATCATCGGCAGTGGGATCGGTGGACTCGGGCTCGCGGTGCTGCTGGCTAAAGTTGGGAAGAAAGTGCTGGTTCTGGAGCAGCATGATCGGGCTGGAGGATGCTGCCACACGTTCACTGAGAAGGGCTTTGAGTTTGATGTTGGTGAGAAGGACGGCTCTGGTTTCTTGTCATGAATACGTCACGTAGAGGTCGACCGATGTGGGGTTTTCTGTGGCCGGTGCCGAGCTTTAGATATCAGGGTCAGCCGACGGCCGGTAAACGCTGCCGATTTATTTTGGCCGATATGTGCTTGTCTTTAAACCTCTATTTGAAAGACAAACCGTACCACTAATAATGacttaaaatacacaaaatttctcaacaaaaacatttagtgAACGCTTCACCAATCTGCATTTGTATACTTAAATTAGAAAGGTATCATGTAAAAACATATgttgtataaaaatatattaaacaaaacaagtaagAAGATAAACTTTGGCAAATCaaattttcaatgaaaaaataaagtatattGCTCATAGAAGCATTTATCAAATTTCTGACACAAATCTGCAaactttcataaataaaataaattaatattttgaacAATAGTAGTGCTGCCCACAGTAACAACCAGCAGCATTTGAACAGTTGAACACAAAACATGTCAGTGGATCTTCACTTCTGCcctgatttaaaataaaaaaaagaataaaataaataattggcCAATGCCGATTatgtaaaaatgccaaaaatcgTCCGATTAATCGCTCAACCTCTAGTGTCACGCCTTAAATTAAGAACCTGCTGTGAAAGTTTCAGTTAATTTGTTGTTTGACACTTTGTGCGAAGTTACGATCCCCAACACCAGAATTTGGGCACTTAAAAGTTGTGGAAATATGTCAGATGAGGGAATCATTTTCTGGATTGAATATTATGAGACAACAAAAAGGACTTCCAACATGCAAGACTTGGTCACAAAAGCACTGCTGTGTCCACATGATCTCTGCCTTCTTCCCTCAGGAATCCATTACATTGGGGACCTGCTAGAACATAAACCTTTTCGCTGCATGGTGGACCAATTGACTAATGGACAGCTGCAGTGGGAACCTCTGGAGAATCCGTTCGACCACGTAGTTCTGGGACCTCCAGAAAATCGCCGCCGGTATCCCATCTACAGCGGCAGGACCCGCTTCCCAGAGGAGCTGAAGAAGTGCTTCCCCGGAGAGGAGAAGGCCATTGATGAGTACTTGAAGCTGGTCAAGGTAAGATCTCTAGCTTTACAGATTGTGATTAGTACAAAATATTGGCTACCTGCAGATTTAATACAAAAACTTGAATCAGCATTTGTTTAGAGTCCAATATTCTAGCCACTCTTTCCTCTACTCTATGCACAATGCCTTTTCCTCGGTGAACAGTGTTTTATAAACTGTCCTTTACCACAAAGAGACTTCGTCATACAGATTTCTGTTGATGTCATCACTGATATTCTCCAAGGGCTCAAGGGTTGGTAAATCAAAGGTCAGAGTATTTGGCGAGGCCTCTTATGAGCTGAGAATTGATATTGCACAATTGGAACCAGACTGTGTTGCCACAGTGTTTTGCTTTGTCACACTGATAAAAGAATTCcactttcttttatctttttgtggAGTCAATTTAGTGCAagaatatttcattaaaaaaaatagctatTAATGTTCTCATCAAAACAATAAGTGTGCTCatgacagaaacaaaaccaCTTTGATTGCGCTCACGTTCAAGTGTCTGTCAGTCTATTGGAATCTATTGATCCGTCTCCAGAAAACCGGGCGGGGCGTTTGGATCCTCGCTCTGCTGAAGCTCTGCCCCGTCTTTGTGGCCAAGTTCCTGATCTACACCGGTCTGGTTAAACGTCTGTCCTTCTTCGTCAAAATGGCCCCCCGCAGCCTGACAGAAGTGGTGAACGAACTGACCGAGAACAAGGAACTCAGGGCCGTTTTCACATACATCTTTGGCACCTACGGTAGGCCGAGCTGCAGTCCTGTCGGTGTAATCACTTTGATTTCTGCAGTATTCTGCTTATCGTCTTTTGTTTCCTTCTCTGATCTGCAGGTAACATGCCAAAAGAGGCCAGTTTTTCGATGCACAGCTTGCTGGTCACTCACTACCTGAATGGTGCCTGGTACCCAAAAGGCGGAGCCAGTGAAATTGCCTACCACATGATCCCCATCATTGAGAAGGCTGGTGGTGCTGTTCTAGTCCGAGCCCCAGTCAACCGCATCCTGTTCAATGACGCCAAGGAAGCGTATGGTGGGTGTTGCTTCCTCAGTGCTCCTTTCCAAACTCCCAATAGTAGTGATGtagtatgtctgtgtgtatgtatgttttgtttaaacTATTGAACGCCTTAATTTCTttctggataaataaagttatGCAGCTCCCACTAAGAAGAGATttactgtgttttgtttgtttttatggtttCAGGTGTGAGCGTCATGAAAGGCCAAGAGGAAATTCATATCCATGCCCCTATGGTCATCTCTAATGCTGGGATCTTCAATACCTACCAGAAGCTGCTGCCCAAAGAGCTCCAGGCCATGCCATGTAGGGAATAAGTGCTGCAAGTAATAGTTATTTGGTTTacatccatttttattttttaattaattagttaaaggcgctctaagcgatgttgggtgacattacttcttgacgttcaaagtattttcaaacaaaatgagactagcttgcacctccctcctcctcatcccgtcccctccccctcccttctgtgctccCGCACActaaacccccacccccaaatcctggGGCAATGACTCACACTTATTAATTCATTTCATGTTCATGTTACTTTTATCTGTGAGCTGTTGGTAAATTTTGTACTGTATGCTGTGACACTCGTNNNNNNNNNNCACGCAGCTATCCAGGAGCAGCTGAGCATGATGAAGAACGGTGAAGGTGGCCTGAGTGTTTTTCTGGGTCTGAATGGAACTAAGGAGGAGCTAGGCCTGAAAGCGGACAACTACTGGATCTTTTCTGAGAACAATTTTGATGAGCTGTATGTTGTCCTGCATCTTGTATCTGTTATCGCAATTTAACATTATgaccaaaatataaaaaaagctcctgcttttatttagtttaaaggGCAATCTTTATTTTGCTTTTGAAGTTCAGAAGCCACTTAAACTCAACctgcaaatttaaaaatgtctcaagtTCTTTAGTTCTAAACTGTATATGGATTTAAAGTCACTCTAACATAATACAATGGTTCTGAAAGAAACATGATTTGTGGAGCTTTTTGTCTGTAGAAACACAATTGCAACATAAGGTGCTTTTGGTGCTATATTTTAATAGAAGATTACATTACGTTTAGAAATGTACTCTTAAATGTATCTGCTTGAGTTATTTCatatctgtgttttcttttacaggGTGGAAAACTATTTGAATGGAAAGCGGGAAGAGTCTGCTAAAAGTGTACCGCTCCTGTTCGTCGCATCTCCATCGGCTAAAGATCCGACCTGGGAGGAAAGATCCCCAGGTACGGAAACTGTGATCTGATGCAGTATTTAAGCTTTTACAGTGAACCTAAGTCAATGCATGAGTCTGAACaattgtcaaaaaagaaaacccaTCTGACTCCAGAACAATGCATAGtcatgttgtttgtttgtttgtttgtttattttaaatattcttaAATTTTCTTCACATTAGGGAAATCCACCTTGAGTCTGGTCAGCTTCGCCAAATACGAGTGGTTTGAGGAGTGGAAGGATGACAAAGTGTCAAACCGAGCGCTTGACTACAAAGAGCTGAAACAGGCATTCATTGACTCTGTTCTGGAGGTGGTTATGGATGTCTTCCCCAAGATAACCAGAGACAAGGTAACCTTACTTTGTCTCTCTTGTCCTCTCCCTGCTCATTAGCTTCGGCTGCTGTATACTACTAACAGGACTCTCGGCTAGGCTGGTCCTCTTTAACCTTCCGTAGGTTGGCGCTCACTTATTTACTGTATAACGCCATTCTTTGGTTACAACCACCTCGTCCATATAAATTCACCGAAAAATGTGGGAACATCTTTGTATTTTGTTCCCAGGACTCTTGACCGAACGGAACCGGTAGAGTTTTTATGTACGCTAGTCCCACTGCCTTTAACCTTCTGCAACAACATTTAAAACGACAAAATGGGGCCCAGCTCCGAGTATAAATCAGGGATGCAAAAAATCTGCTCTTCCTGTGGCTGCTTTCGGGTAATTTTAGAAAATGTGTTAGTTTTGATTCAATGATTGTATTGTATTAGGTTTGTCTTAATTATTTGTTTGGatacaatattttctttttataaaagtcttattgtttatgatttttataatcaaattttgttgcctttttttgacattgtttggGCTTATTGGTTTCTTGTTGCATATAACTTATTATTGTTGCCTATCTTTTTTGATTTCAGGCAAAATGTTCCTGTTTCCTAATAATCACATGCTGTCAATTCATATtccaatttatatttaaattgctGAACAATTGTGGGCGGTCATACACAAGTCTGAAACCAGACTATCTTTATGGTTTAATGGCAATATTTGTATTCATAtgcctgttttttgttgttgttgttgtgcagaTTGAGTACGTTGATGCTGGCACCcccatcacaaacacacactatatCGGAGCTGCTAAAGGTGAAATCTACGGAGCCGATCATGGCATCGCCCGCTTCAGCCCTGAACTCAACGCGACAATAAGACCTCAGACGCCACTGAAGAACCTCTATCTCACAGGTCAGATCATCTGCGCAGCATAATGTCCTCCAGACATGGAGGTCATTCCTGACAGGACTTTAGAGATTCATCTTAATTCAGTACATTTTATAttagtatttacataaatagtATTTTGTCTTGCAGGTCaggatgtgtttctgtgtggctTTGCCGGCGCTCTCGCTGGAGCTCTCACCTGTGGCTCGGTTATTCTCAACCGCAACCTCCATCTGGATGCCATCGCCTTGGCAAAGAAAACCAAATCCTTGAATGCCAAATTGAAAGGGGAGTAATTGCCTTTACAACATTCAGCTGAATGACCATTATACGATATACTGTATCAGCTTACATCACACTCACAAAAAAACCCTAAAACAACGAGGCTCAGATTGCCCCCGGAACAGAGACTCCCGGATTTCATCTACcaaatgacttatttttttgCTAGAATAATGCAGAACGTTTTCCACACCAACACAACCTGTGCTTATACTTTAAAATATGCATACCTACCTTTTATTCAGTGTAAGATGTGGAATGTTTCCACAGTCAACCTATACTTATCAACGCTAACATGACATACACTGttgatttttaaatgcaaatgttgAAATTCATATCCGGCTTGTTTTGAAGTTAACTTTAACTCGTTGCCTGAGGTGTTTGGTTTGCAGTATGTAACGTGTTTCCTccctttttaacattaaagggTACAAACTGTGATGTGGTTGCAATTTGGtcttttgttttggtcttggtaCCTTTGGTCAGCGGGTTAATATAATTTCTAACTGCATTATTTGATATTTTGCCAACTACTTTGTGTGTCACATCTCCACGGAACTGGATTAGGGCCTCATGAAAAACGTATTTGACTTCtgaatttaaaatcaaattctGAGTCAGAATTCAGGTTCAAGTCAAACCTTTCCATATCATAAATACATGTGAAACGAAGTTCACAAGTTTCATTTGGTGCCACAATTAAATttagaattctgagaataaagtcagaattctaactttttattttcagaatttttctttttaactcacCTTCTTCACACATCagtatgtaaatataaatatccTATCAGTATAATGAAACGGAGTCACTTTTCTGGTAATTACTGAGATATAAACTAAATATTTGTAAACTGACTTTTTGTGGCCCATTAACTGCAAAGCTCAGCTATTATAATGTTATTAAAACCTTGCCTGATTTATCTTGGCGTTGCATAGAAACCACGCAAACGCGACTTATGTCATGTTTATTTAGATGTTATGTGCACCTAAATTTAGCATTGGTTTTCAGTAACATTGATAGCAGCAGGGAGCAGTGTACAAGAAGTGGGCTTAAATAAttttgagctttctgattagtTGGCGAATAAAAAGGGGTGTGATTTTCAAATTTTCTGATGCTGTTTCCAGTTATGCAACGACATTTTTCTGCAGGCAACGGCATGGAGTTGAAAGTGCTGTTGGCAGTCTGAGGTAAAGTAAAAACACCCGGTCGTGTACAAACAagcaaaattaaatatttgttaattGCGTCAAAACATTGTTATTACAGGTGGTTTGCGACTCTGCTCTGTAACAGGTTGCCTGCTAGCTAGCCTCAAAACCTCAATTTCCTCAGAGCCTCGTTAGCTAGCTTACTCTCTGACTGAAATGTAGCTAAGTGTTGACAGCAGGTAATTACGACATATTTATCTGTTGCTAAAATAGACATTTATCTTCAAAGTTCAGGTTAATTTGTCCTTGAATCTGGAAGACCATGGACTTCAGCATTGAGCCTTTGTGCTACGAGCTCCTGGCAGAAGTAGGGGTTGGCTCCTACGGGAAAGTGTACAAAGCGAGAGAGGTGGGGGAGAAGCGCAGACTCCTCGCGGTGAAGAAATTCAACTTCCGCGGGGACACGTCGGAGAACGGCATCCCTGCTTTCATGATCCGCGAGGTGGCGCTGCTGCGTAAAATGAAGTTCTTCAACCATCCCAACGTTATCAAGTAAGTTCATGTTTTTATAGTTTATTAGGTTACGCCTTGCTAAAACCAATGCAGTtgtcagaatcagctttatttgccaggtatgaggataCATACGAGGATTTTTCCTTTGGAACATCGTTGTtcacaatgcgcttacacatacaaaacaaccaaacaatatttatacatactctaaacagaaacaataaagAGGCAATAGTGCAAAGTATGCATAAGGGAATtgtgattgttctttttttaaatgtggagcatactgcaaaggatgctggaataaatagttttatgttattatatgtCAAAATGAACGGCTCTGGAATagggaatgagaatgatgaataaataaaaaataagtgagatatgagaacgatgaataaatactaaataagtgggaccagtaaacaggtgctgattagagacagtgttactgggtcaTTGCACAGACTTGAACCTGACACtgggtaagaagtcagctgttcatcagagtgatggcttgtgggtagaaactgttcctgagtctgtttgttttggcgtacagtgctctgtagcgcctaccagaggggagaagctggaacaggttgtatccggggtgagatgggtccgcagtgatggttcctgcccgtttcctgttTCTGGAAGAGTATAAGTCATGGACGGAGGGCaagttggcaccgatgatcttttctgcGGTCCTAACTGTCCattgtagtctgctcctgtcctttttggtggcagatccaaacccgACAGTGATGGgtgtgcagaggacagactgtaTGATGGCAGagtagaagtggaccagcagctccttaggcaggttgagcttcctgagctggcgcaggaagtacatcctctgctgggccttcctgatgatggtgtcagtgttgggctcccactttaGGTCCTGagatatagtggatcccagaaacctgaaggattccacagcagacacagggctgttgagaATGATGATGGGGGgaagagtgtgggggggggctcctCCTGAAGTCCACGATCATTGTTgctactgtgtttttatttatctgaCCCTCATTGATATAAATAGGTtggataaaataataatatgataataataatttacaataAACTGGTATGTGTATGTATCACTTTTCACAACAAAGTGCAGCTCTGAATGCTTTACAAAACCTATGTATAAAAAACGAAAATTGTCAATTAAATCctaaagagataaaacaaattgGATAATACTAGTTATAAAAACCAGTTGATcctgataaaaagaaaaagtaggaAAGAGTGGAAGTGTGAAATATACATAATGCCTAAAATATAAACAAGGTTAATGGTAAGGAACATAAGTTGCTCATATCTCAAGTTTCTTCTTTGTTAGTTGCATATAGATATGTATTAGAAGTGGCATGTGGCTATGTATGTAAAACATCCAATCTAGTACAGTAAGTGTATAGTTTATTCAGAATTTCCATGGATTATGTTCATGATATTCATAATAcgatttagtaaaaaaaaaaatagaaatgcatGTCACCGGCCACAACTACATCCTCCAAAGTGACCATGAAGTTAAATCAAGACCTCTCTAAAACAAAAACCGAACATTATTATCTTCATGAAGGTATGATGTGTATTAGACTACTTTTGTGTGAGCTAGGTGTATCTAATAAACTggcaaatacattaaaatgtaacattgtggcattgaagaaaaaaaaaaatcagatttggCGTTCCAGTTGGTGTCATCCCATTGCAAGAGGATCTTGTTTGTAATCTGTATCTGACTTTTGTGTGTTCATACTTATCTTAGAATTATTtttagaaagtttttttttatattaatgattaGGAGCGGTCAGTGGCAAAGATGCATGGTGCAAAAGACCATTTTAGCTTGGATGTTTATTATATATGACAGTGatggaaaaagtatttgataCTTTTATAAAGTGATTTATTAAAAGTCATTAGCAACTCAATGTAACTAAAATAGGAGTACAAGTAAGTCTTTCACTTATATTAAAGTAGAAAATGTGTAATATTATtggattataattattaatgtgTAAACAGCTTTTTACTGTTGTAGCGATATTTAACTCTTATATACTGCTGGAGATTTTAATCTATCTCAGTCTGCCAtttgttataaattaaattaataaaatgcttttttttgttgatttttttcacttgcTATATACTGATACTGATGAAATCAACAGTTTTTTTacagagatgtttttttggAGGAAGATTGGTGTGGTGAGCTTctctatttgtatttgtttatataCGTCTTGTGtccatttaatgttttattgatgTCATGACCCACTTTATGAAAAGTGCGTCCCAAAACAGAGCTGCTGTACatattttcttgtgttttttttttttaatcctgtgcTTAATTAAACACCCAGGCTGTTGGATGCATCTGCTGTGCCAGTGGGCAGGAGCTTGGACCTCACTCTGGTGCTGGAGTACATTGACCAGGACCTTTCCACCTACCTGTCCAAGGTTCCCGCTTCTGGACTGAGCCGTGACTGTATCAAGGTGTGTGAACTCATCACTTGACTTATCATAGTATAGCTGCATGTATTGAAGTCTCGACAAAGGAAAACCCTTTCACTTGGGCTCACGGATGAACTGAATAGATTTTGGTGGTCAAAGGCCATAACTCAAGAATGCCCATGTTAATTATGACAACAATTCAAACAAATGTCTTATTGGCTAGAACAATGAAGTGATGCCATCTGATACCAAAAAAGGTCAAAGTTCAGCTTTACTGTAAAATTATAATTGTCTACAAAAATGCTTTTCTGGCATTTATTCAATGCCATACCTCAGGAACAAAAGGGGAGACATTTGG
The nucleotide sequence above comes from Etheostoma spectabile isolate EspeVRDwgs_2016 chromosome 15, UIUC_Espe_1.0, whole genome shotgun sequence. Encoded proteins:
- the retsat.2 gene encoding all-trans-retinol 13,14-reductase, whose product is MLIIVATVCVALVVFILKYVFSSSGPNPFETDTREPLKKMVYDRKERKKVLKQGFVAGKVPDNPDAIIIGSGIGGLGLAVLLAKVGKKVLVLEQHDRAGGCCHTFTEKGFEFDVGIHYIGDLLEHKPFRCMVDQLTNGQLQWEPLENPFDHVVLGPPENRRRYPIYSGRTRFPEELKKCFPGEEKAIDEYLKLVKKTGRGVWILALLKLCPVFVAKFLIYTGLVKRLSFFVKMAPRSLTEVVNELTENKELRAVFTYIFGTYGNMPKEASFSMHSLLVTHYLNGAWYPKGGASEIAYHMIPIIEKAGGAVLVRAPVNRILFNDAKEAYGVSVMKGQEEIHIHAPMVISNAGIFNTYQKLLPKELQAMPSIQEQLSMMKNGEGGLSVFLGLNGTKEELGLKADNYWIFSENNFDELVENYLNGKREESAKSVPLLFVASPSAKDPTWEERSPGKSTLSLVSFAKYEWFEEWKDDKVSNRALDYKELKQAFIDSVLEVVMDVFPKITRDKIEYVDAGTPITNTHYIGAAKGEIYGADHGIARFSPELNATIRPQTPLKNLYLTGQDVFLCGFAGALAGALTCGSVILNRNLHLDAIALAKKTKSLNAKLKGE